GCGACCGGCAACCGCCCCGAGCTCCCCTCGACCACGCTCACCCCACGCTCTCCTCTGCGTCCCGGGCCACCAACGCCCGGTATCCCGGCTCGCGTTCCAGCAGGTCGCGGTGGTGGCCGGTGGCCGCGACCTTGCCGTCGACCAGGTAGTGGACGGTCTCCGCGTGGTCGAGGACCAGCGGGGAGGAGGTGGTGACGACCGTCGTACGGCCCGCCCGTGCCGCCCTCAGCCGCCGTGCCACCGCCGCCTCCGTGTGCGCGTCGAGCGCCGACGTCGGCTCCACGGCCAGCAGCACCTCGGGGTCGGCGAGCAGCGCCCGGACCAGCCGGACGCGCTGGCGCTGGCCCCCGGAGAGACTCCGGCCCTGCGCGGCCACCGGCGTGTCCAGGCCCTCCGCCAGCCCCTGCACGACGTCGTCGGCGGCGGCCGCCCGCACCGCCCCCGCGATCGCCGCCGCGTCCCGCTCACGTCGTCCGCCCACCACCGCGCGCAGGCTGCCGGCGAACAGGTCGGCCTCGTTGTCGGCGACCAGGATCCCGGCCCGGACCTGGGCCACGGACATCGCGTCCAGCCGTACCCCGCCCCAGGTCGCGTCCGAGGGACCGTACCGGCCGAGCCGGTCCACGACGGCGCTCACCTCGGCCGGCCGCGCCCCGACCAGCGCGGTCAGCCGTCCCGGCGCCACCCGCACGCCCGACGCGGGGTCGAACAGCACCGCCGGCTCGGCGGGCGCGTCGGCCGTGCCGGTGTCCGGGTCGGGCTCCAGCCGCAGCAGCTCCACGACCCGGCGGGCGGCGACGACGCCCCGGCTGAGCTGGTAGCCCATGTCGACGAGGAACGCCACCGGGCCGACCAGGACGGCGACATAGCCGTACACCGACACCAACTCGCCCACCGTCAGCTCCCCTTGAGCGGCGAGCCGGGCCGCCAGCCAGGTCACCAGGGCGAGGAACAGCGTCGGCAGACCCATACCGAGGGCCTGCAGCCAGCTGGCGACCGCGCCCACCTGGTAGCCCTGCTCCCGCAGCCGTTGCGAGTCCCGTCGGAAGGCGTCCGCGAACAGCCCTTTGCCACCCAGGCCGTTGAGCACCCGCAGCCCGCCCGCCAGATCGCCGATCCGCGTGGTGAGCACCCCCTGCCGTTCCCGGTACTCCGCCTCCGCGCCCTGGAGCCGCGCCATCAGCGGCCCGACGAGCACGGCGACCACCGGCAGCCCCAGCAGGACGACGGCCGCCAGCAGCGGCGAGACGGACAGCAGCAGCCCGGCCACGAAGACGTAGACGACGACCGAGCCGACGCCGGGCCCGATCACGGTCAGCGCGTTCGCGATGGTCTGCACGTCGCCCACGCCGATCGTGACGACCTCGCCGGCCCCCACCCGGCGCGGCAGCGCGTCGCCGAGCCGCACCGTCTGCCGGACCACGACCTTGATCGTCCGGAAGTAGGCGTCCATGCGCAGCCGGGTCATCGTGCGGTGCCGCATGATGCTCACCCAGGCGTTGAACGCCCCCACGACGGACAGCGCGACCGTCCAGCCGACCAGCGCGCCCGTGTCCCCGGGCTCCAGCCCGTCGTCCACCGCCCTGGCCAGCAGATACGGCGCCATCGCCAGCAGCACCATCCAGGCGCTGGCCAGCACCGCCCCGGCCGCCGCCCGCCACGGCTGGCGGCGCACCAGCCACGCCAGGTACCACCAGCCGCCGCGCCGGTCGGGCGTGCCGGGATCCTCGTACACGTCGATCACACGTCCCCCGAAGGTCCTGGGCAGGGTCAGGCGAGGCTGTCGCGCCAGGCCCGGTGCAGGTCCGCGAACCGGCCGGTGCCGGCGATGAGTTCGGCAGGGCTGCCGTCCTCGACGATCCGCCCGTGCTCCATGACGAGCACCCGGTCGGCGATCTCCACGGTCGACAGCCGGTGCGCGATCACCACCGCCGTACGGCCCTTCAACACCGTCGCCATCGCCGCCTGCACGGCCCGCTCGCCGGGGACGTCGAGCGAGCTGGTCGCCTCGTCGAGGATCAGCACCGCCGGATCGGCCAGCAACGCCCGTGCGAACGCCACGAGTTGACGCTGGCCCGCGGAGATACGGCCGCCCCGCTTGCGTACGTCCGTGTCGTAGCCGTCGGGCAGGGCGGCGATGAACTCGTGCGCGCCGATCGCCTTCGCCGCCCGCTCGATCTCCTCCCGGCTCGCGTCCGGCCGCCCGATGGCGATGTTCTCGGCGACCGTGCCGGAGAACAGGAACGCCTCCTGCGTCACCATGACCACCCCGCGCCGCAGTTCGGGCACGCCCAGCTCGCGCAGGTCGACGCCGTCGAGCAGCACCCGTCCCGCGGAGGGGTCGTAGAAGCGGGCCAGCAGCTTGGCCAGCGTGGACTTGCCGGCGCCGGTGGAGCCGACCACGGCGACCGTCTGCCCGGCGGGCAGGGTGAGGTCGAAGCGGGGCAGGACCTCGCCGCCGGTGCGGTAGCCGAAGGCGACCTGGTCGAAGACGACCTCGCGGCCGGGCAGGTCGCCGCGGTGCGCCGGGAGTTCGCGGGGCGCGGCCGGCTCGGGCACGGACGGCGTCTGGGCGAGCAGCCCCGCGATCTTCTCCAGCGAGGCGGCCGCCGACTGGTAGGAGTTGAGGAACATGCCGAGCCGGTCGATGGGGTCGTACAGCCGCCGCAGATAGAGCACCGCCGCCGCCAGCACGCCCAGCGCCAGCGAGTCGTCCGCCACCCGGAAGGCGCCCCACAGCACGATCGCCGCGACCGCGGTGTTGGCGACCAGCCGCGACCCGACGACATACCGGGCCATCTCGAGGATGGAGTCGCCGTTGACCCGCTCGTGCCGCTGGTTCAGGGCCCCGAAGTCGGCGTCGTTGACGGCCTCGCGGCGGAACGCGCGCACCGGCCGGATG
This window of the Streptomyces sp. NBC_01275 genome carries:
- a CDS encoding ABC transporter ATP-binding protein, which gives rise to MIDVYEDPGTPDRRGGWWYLAWLVRRQPWRAAAGAVLASAWMVLLAMAPYLLARAVDDGLEPGDTGALVGWTVALSVVGAFNAWVSIMRHRTMTRLRMDAYFRTIKVVVRQTVRLGDALPRRVGAGEVVTIGVGDVQTIANALTVIGPGVGSVVVYVFVAGLLLSVSPLLAAVVLLGLPVVAVLVGPLMARLQGAEAEYRERQGVLTTRIGDLAGGLRVLNGLGGKGLFADAFRRDSQRLREQGYQVGAVASWLQALGMGLPTLFLALVTWLAARLAAQGELTVGELVSVYGYVAVLVGPVAFLVDMGYQLSRGVVAARRVVELLRLEPDPDTGTADAPAEPAVLFDPASGVRVAPGRLTALVGARPAEVSAVVDRLGRYGPSDATWGGVRLDAMSVAQVRAGILVADNEADLFAGSLRAVVGGRRERDAAAIAGAVRAAAADDVVQGLAEGLDTPVAAQGRSLSGGQRQRVRLVRALLADPEVLLAVEPTSALDAHTEAAVARRLRAARAGRTTVVTTSSPLVLDHAETVHYLVDGKVAATGHHRDLLEREPGYRALVARDAEESVG
- a CDS encoding ABC transporter ATP-binding protein, with product MTAPATSSPTADDDERDLLHGEATDAPEATGTSGAPGAPGTADDVFDRDVLPSPPGATAALLRSLLAPMKARVALTTVLLLLQQAAVQTGPLLVAYAIDRAVPAFRADDHGPLIAVGVGYLLCALVSGALQYAFLIASARVNQDVLLDLRGRIFRHAQALSVDFHERYTSGRLISRSTTDVESLRELLSEGLQELVTVILSFVYISSMLLWLDLGLGAVAVVSFVPLYLLVRLYQRRAGRVFQVRSTAIASVIVKFVETMNGIRPVRAFRREAVNDADFGALNQRHERVNGDSILEMARYVVGSRLVANTAVAAIVLWGAFRVADDSLALGVLAAAVLYLRRLYDPIDRLGMFLNSYQSAAASLEKIAGLLAQTPSVPEPAAPRELPAHRGDLPGREVVFDQVAFGYRTGGEVLPRFDLTLPAGQTVAVVGSTGAGKSTLAKLLARFYDPSAGRVLLDGVDLRELGVPELRRGVVMVTQEAFLFSGTVAENIAIGRPDASREEIERAAKAIGAHEFIAALPDGYDTDVRKRGGRISAGQRQLVAFARALLADPAVLILDEATSSLDVPGERAVQAAMATVLKGRTAVVIAHRLSTVEIADRVLVMEHGRIVEDGSPAELIAGTGRFADLHRAWRDSLA